Proteins from one Aquicoccus sp. G2-2 genomic window:
- a CDS encoding type IV secretion system protein, with the protein MVSEQEIIEEELVYGALRRERLWQRLGLTGLVFGILGCLSAAAVAILDVDPPPVVVPYDPATGFALPEASVGATSVTANQAIIEAEVFRYVTDREVYNQLDNDLRIRSVLRRSDGAAESGLRQIWNSANETYPPTVYGPNARLDVEILSISRIGSDRATVRLRKRLSSINGTQTGLFTATLLFEFRPETRRSIDEVWTNPFGFTVREYSIRSDRLEN; encoded by the coding sequence GTGGTGAGTGAACAGGAAATCATCGAAGAAGAACTGGTCTACGGTGCCTTGCGCCGCGAACGACTCTGGCAACGCCTTGGCCTCACAGGCCTTGTCTTCGGCATCCTTGGCTGTCTGAGCGCAGCAGCAGTCGCAATCCTCGATGTCGATCCGCCCCCCGTCGTTGTCCCCTATGATCCCGCCACCGGCTTTGCACTCCCCGAAGCCTCGGTGGGCGCGACTTCGGTGACCGCGAACCAGGCGATCATCGAGGCAGAAGTCTTCCGCTATGTGACTGACCGCGAAGTCTACAACCAGCTCGATAACGATCTGCGCATCCGCAGCGTCCTGCGCCGCTCGGACGGGGCCGCCGAGAGCGGGCTCCGCCAGATCTGGAACAGCGCAAATGAGACCTATCCGCCGACCGTCTATGGCCCCAATGCCCGGCTCGACGTGGAAATCCTCAGCATCAGCCGGATCGGATCCGACCGCGCCACCGTGCGCCTGCGCAAGCGTCTGTCATCAATTAACGGCACCCAGACCGGGCTCTTCACCGCCACGCTGCTCTTCGAGTTCCGCCCCGAAACCCGCCGCTCCATCGACGAGGTCTGGACCAATCCGTTTGGTTTCACCGTGCGCGAATATTCCATCCGCTCCGACAGATTGGAGAATTAA
- a CDS encoding type IV secretion system protein: MGHLLLRTALATTLGVGLQFNALPPAAAQGVPVVDTQNIAQNIQQLRQMIEDEILQNDQLTQLREQLATLTDQLAELQRTYEALTRLAELPEIISTEMEDELNGLLDQEFGDILVTIEAIKTGDFSGLSGSGAGEIETQMDRVLADLGFDEDTLSEMATSGNPGANRVATQATTGALVSAAAQNSYEDAGQSLERVDRLVGLIDDMDELKESVDLNTRVTAELAIALVAMWQLEAIQTVGDGTGGVIDAATIAEEQRFMDFTLPELRAE, from the coding sequence ATGGGACATCTGCTCTTGAGGACAGCTTTGGCCACGACACTTGGCGTTGGCTTGCAGTTCAACGCCCTACCCCCTGCCGCAGCACAAGGTGTACCGGTCGTCGACACCCAGAACATCGCGCAAAACATCCAGCAGCTGCGGCAAATGATCGAGGACGAGATCCTGCAGAACGACCAGCTGACGCAGCTCCGCGAACAGCTTGCCACACTCACGGATCAACTTGCCGAGCTGCAGCGCACCTACGAGGCGCTGACCCGCCTTGCCGAGCTTCCAGAAATCATCAGCACTGAGATGGAAGACGAACTCAATGGCCTGCTCGACCAGGAGTTCGGGGACATCCTCGTCACGATTGAGGCGATCAAGACTGGGGATTTCTCCGGGCTTTCCGGCTCTGGAGCGGGCGAGATCGAAACCCAGATGGACCGGGTGCTGGCCGATCTCGGCTTCGATGAAGACACGCTCTCGGAAATGGCCACCAGCGGCAATCCAGGGGCCAACCGCGTGGCGACGCAGGCCACCACCGGCGCGCTCGTCTCAGCCGCCGCCCAGAACAGCTATGAGGATGCCGGCCAATCGCTAGAGCGGGTAGACCGCCTTGTCGGGCTCATCGACGACATGGACGAACTCAAGGAAAGCGTCGATCTCAACACGCGCGTGACGGCCGAACTTGCCATCGCGCTCGTGGCCATGTGGCAGCTCGAAGCCATCCAGACTGTGGGCGATGGTACCGGCGGCGTGATCGATGCCGCCACAATCGCCGAAGAACAGCGCTTCATGGATTTCACCCTGCCCGAGTTGCGTGCGGAATGA